DNA from Gammaproteobacteria bacterium:
TCACGCCATTCTGGTAATTTATTTTTCACACCTAATTTATCCAAATACCCTTCATCCAATTTAATTGGCGCGCCGTTTTTATCGCCCACCAAACAGATTGCAACATACAAGGCATCTAACACTTGAAAACCTTCATGCGTAACTTCCCAAGGACAACATTGATGAGCAACACCTTCCACTACCGGATAAGGCAAGCCCCACAAACCCAATAAATACGCGCCTACATGCCCGCTACGATTGCCTAATACAGCAATCTCCGCTGCATCGCGTTGCTGGTTTTGTGTTTCTAATTTTTGAATTTCGATTAATTTATCGGGCGCATGCTGCGCTAAGATCAAACGACCTACACGATGCAACATGCCCGCCATAAACGCATCTTCAGATGGTTTTTTCTCTTTAATTAATTTTTTAGCAACATTGGCAACTTGCACACCTAAGATTTGTTCGTAATCAATCGAAAAACCCGGCACTTTATTACCAATCGAAAAACATTTAGCCATTTCTTCAGATAACACTAAACTTTTAACAGTGCCTAAGCCTAGATATGAAACTGCTTCTTGCACATCAGAAATATTACGAGGCAAACCAAAAAATGCACTATTAACTACTTTAAGTAGCTTAGTGGTAATGGCAATGTCTTGTTCTATAACATTTGCGATGACTTCTATTTCACAATTCGGATCAGCTAATTGACGTGCAATTTCTGCATAGATCATCGGTCTTGCGGGCAAGGCTTCTACTGTACCGACAATTTTCCGCAAGCCTGCATCTTCAATCATATTGTGCAGATCACATGCACGCCGAATAGCTTCAACCAGTTTTTCGGGTGCACAGGGTTTCGCCAAAAATTGATGCGTCACCGGCAAGGCTTGCATAATGGGTTCCATATCAGCATGACCAGATAAAATAAATCGCACCATATTAGGAGAACGCTTATGAACTTCTTCTAATAATACGGCGCCATTCATACCGGGCATGCGCATATCTGACACAATACAATCAAAATTACTTTGCGCTAATTTAGCTAATGCTTCTTGCCCAGATGAAGCAAATTCAATATCCCATTCTTCACGATAAGGTCGCAGCATACGTTGCAAGCCGCTTAGAATATTTTCTTCATCATCTACGAATAACACGCGTTTTTTCATATGAGCTTCTTTATTTTTCTATCGGATCAGCAGAATTAATAGGTAACACAATATGGAAAGTAGTACCTTGCCCAACCACACTTTCGACACTTAAGCGACCAGCATGTTTATCTACAATAACGGAGTAGGCGATGGCCAAACCTTGACCCGTACCCTTACCTACTTCTTTGGTGGTAAAAAACGGATCAAAAACTTTCGTTAAATTATCAGCGGAAATGCCGGCGCCAGTGTCTACAACCAAGACTTCAATATATTCAGCATCCAACGCATGCGTAGTAATAGTAATAGTGCCGCGCTCGCGGCCAGTCGCTTTATTCACATCACTAACAGCATGCGCTGCATTCACGATCATGTTTAATATGGTTTGATTAAACTCGCCGGGGAAACATTTAACTTTAGGTAATGCCGGATCAAGATGCGTTTCAAGATCAGCCACGTATTTCCATTCATTTCGCGAAACGACGATGGTGTTTTCTATACATTGATTCAAATCAACGAATTCTTTTTCACCTGAGCCTGGATGCGAGAACTGCTTCATTGCTTTTACTATTTCACTTACCCGACTGACCCCTTCTAAGGCTTGCTCAGCAGCTTTTGGCATTTCTTCTAACAAATACTCTAAATCTATTTTCTTTTTGGTTTCCACTACCGCATTGGAAAAACTATTACTTACAAAATCCTGATTTGAGCTGCCCATTAAATCATCATAAACACTCAATAATTTTTGCACATCAGTAATGCCATCTCGCAAAAACTGGATATTGTCGCCAACAAATTGAATTGGCGTATTAATTTCGTGCGCCACACCTGCAGCCAATTGACCTATTGATTCTAGTTTTTGTGATTGCTCTAAACTTTTTTGCGCCGCTAAAAATTCTTGGTGAGATAAGTGATGACCGATCCATTGAGTAACCATGCGTACAAAGTTTTTTTCTTCCGCATTAAAAGGTCTGTTTCTCGCTTTAACATCAAAGAAGCCTAAAGTTCCATAACGTTTTTCATTAACAATCAGCGGTGATGCCAAGTACGTGTTGAACGGAAATTTTTTATAACAGGGTTTGTCCGCAATTTCGGTTTCGGCTACATTGTGATACATCTTAATATCGTTATCTTTTAAAGTATTATAATTATACGTATCTTCTAAATTGCGCCGATCCCCTATTTTTACACCATCCTCGGTTAAAGCATATACCACCTCATAAATAGTGCCGGTTACTTTTCCGACTACGGCTATCGGCGTATTCATAAATAAACACGCCTGTTCAATTATTTTTTGAATTTTTTCATCTGTCGTAAAATTAGGGTCGGTGGTTACCTCATAAAGCGTTTTATAAATTTGTTCGTGTTCTTTACGTTCTGTTATTTCGCTATGCACACCCACTAATCGCGCAGGTTTGTTATCTTCCGTATATTCCACCACGCGGCCACGTACCGACATCCACACAACTGAGCCATTTTTATGCTTCATTCGAAAATCAACTTCATAAGATGGCAAGCGACCCTCTAAATGTCCTTGCAATCTTTCAGCAACAAGCGGTCGATCTTGCTCGTTAACCGAATTTAACCAATCTTCATAGGCATTGCCCATTTCACCTTCTGCATAACCCAAAAGGATTTGCCACGGACGACTGTGATATGTAGCGTTTGTGATTAAATTCCAGTCAATAACGCCATCACCGCTGCCTTGCATGGCATAACCTAAGCGCTCTTGCGATATTACCAATTCATCTTCAGAACGTTTACGACCAATCGCTGACACTAAAACGCGTGACAATAAATCCGGACTCACGGCGCTTTTTATAAGATAGTCTTGCGCGCCAGTATTAATTGCTTCAACGCCGATTGCTTCGCTGTCGGCAGCGGTTAACACTACCATTGGCCTATGTTTGAATCTTGCGCGTAAACGTTGAATAGTTTCCATGCCATCAGAATCAACCAACGATAAATCCACTAACATGACTTCATAGTCAGCCGTATCAGCACAGGCATCTTTAAGATTATCCATGGTGGTAACAATATAATTATGCAATACGGAATTTTGCAGATAGCTACGAATCAATATTTGATCCATCCGCGTATCTTCAAGATGCAAAACTCTGATTGTTTGCTTGTCGTCCATGCTGCTTTGGCGTCCCTGCCTGGTGGATAAGATTGTCTAACTGTGGTCTATGCGAGCTTATCGGCGACACTAAGATTTCCTTTAAGCGCTAAGCTGACCAAAAAGTTATGATCTTTGACCTTAATCTGCACGACTTTTGCCTAGCCTTCCTAAAATGTGCGTTTGCGTCGTGTGCGATTAAAGTAATACTGATAACGGCGAATCTTTCCTATGCTTTAGTTATAAATAGAATATGGCAATATACTGCAGAAGCAGGTAAAGTTTTCCGAGTAACGGTCGCCGACACACTGTTGCAAACCTTTCGCAATTAATAGCTTCATAATGAATTAAGGAATATTGTCATGATTCTCGTCACGTGGTGGTTGCTTTTTATTGGCCTAATCTTGGGATTAGCTTACTGGCGCAGTCCATTAAAATTGAATACTGCGATATTTGTTGCCTTAGCCGCGAGTTACTTTATTAGTGGTCAACGCTTCGACGTGCTTGCTGTCATACTATTTATTACCGCAGCCTTTTTTATATTCCTTAGTATTACACCGCTACGTCGCCAGCTACTCAGTCGACCCGCTTTTCATATTCTTAAAAAAGCCATGCCGCATATGTCCAATACCGAACGTGAAGCTTTAGAAGCAGGTAGCGTTTGGTTTGAAGGTGAGTTATTCAGCGGCAAACCGAATTGGTTGCGTTTAAAAAATGCACCCTCGCCTAATTTACGCCCTGATGAACAAGCATTTTTAGATGGCCCAGTTGAACAGTTATGCAGCATGCTCAATGATTGGCAATTCAGCTATGAGTACGCCGATTTACCGAAAGATGTTTACGAATTTATTCATAAGAATAAATTTCTAGCGATGATTATTCCCAAAAGTTACGGCGGTTTAGAATTTTCTGCGTACGCACAATCACGCGTCTTAACTAAAGTCGCCAACGTAAATTATATCGCCGGTAATTACATCACCGTACCTAACTCGTTAGGGCCGGGAGAATTGTTAATGAAATATGGCACCCAAGCTCAAAAAGATCATTACCTACCGCGCTTATCAATTGGTCAAGAAATACCTTGTTTTGGTTTAACTTCACCGCGAGCGGGTTCGGATGCAAGCGCAATCACTGATACAGGTGTGATTTGCAAAGGGATGTTTGAAGGCAAAGAAATTATCGGCGTTAAATTAAATTTTAGTAAACGCTACATAACACTCGCACCCGTTGCGACTGTGATTGGTTTAGCATTTAAATTATATGATCCAGAACATTTAGTGGGCGCACAAGAAAGTTATGGCATTACGTGCGCACTTATTCCACGTAAAACGCCCGGCATCGACATTGGTCGTCGTCATTTTCCGGTGGGTGCGCCATTTTTAAACGGACCTATTCACGGTCATGATGTATTTATTCCACTCGATTATATTATTGGTGGCATGAACATGGCAGGCAAAGGCTGGCGCATGTTGGTGGAATGTTTATCGGTAGGTCGATCCGTGTCATTACCGTCGTTAGCGTTATCCGGCTCCAAACGCGCCGTTGCCGCGACGGGTGCTTACACACGCATTCGTCAACAATTTAATGTACCGATTGCAAAATTTGAAGGTGTGCAAGAAGCATTGGCGACAATGGCAGCGTACACCTATATTATTGATGCAGCTGTTTCTTGTACTACCACCGCGATTGCACATGGTGCAGAACCTTCCGTGCCATCGGCTATTTTAAAATATCATTGCACCGAACTTGGCCGCAAAATTTGTAACCA
Protein-coding regions in this window:
- a CDS encoding HDOD domain-containing protein, whose translation is MKKRVLFVDDEENILSGLQRMLRPYREEWDIEFASSGQEALAKLAQSNFDCIVSDMRMPGMNGAVLLEEVHKRSPNMVRFILSGHADMEPIMQALPVTHQFLAKPCAPEKLVEAIRRACDLHNMIEDAGLRKIVGTVEALPARPMIYAEIARQLADPNCEIEVIANVIEQDIAITTKLLKVVNSAFFGLPRNISDVQEAVSYLGLGTVKSLVLSEEMAKCFSIGNKVPGFSIDYEQILGVQVANVAKKLIKEKKPSEDAFMAGMLHRVGRLILAQHAPDKLIEIQKLETQNQQRDAAEIAVLGNRSGHVGAYLLGLWGLPYPVVEGVAHQCCPWEVTHEGFQVLDALYVAICLVGDKNGAPIKLDEGYLDKLGVKNKLPEWREIAAKVMGGES
- a CDS encoding PAS domain-containing protein, with the translated sequence MDDKQTIRVLHLEDTRMDQILIRSYLQNSVLHNYIVTTMDNLKDACADTADYEVMLVDLSLVDSDGMETIQRLRARFKHRPMVVLTAADSEAIGVEAINTGAQDYLIKSAVSPDLLSRVLVSAIGRKRSEDELVISQERLGYAMQGSGDGVIDWNLITNATYHSRPWQILLGYAEGEMGNAYEDWLNSVNEQDRPLVAERLQGHLEGRLPSYEVDFRMKHKNGSVVWMSVRGRVVEYTEDNKPARLVGVHSEITERKEHEQIYKTLYEVTTDPNFTTDEKIQKIIEQACLFMNTPIAVVGKVTGTIYEVVYALTEDGVKIGDRRNLEDTYNYNTLKDNDIKMYHNVAETEIADKPCYKKFPFNTYLASPLIVNEKRYGTLGFFDVKARNRPFNAEEKNFVRMVTQWIGHHLSHQEFLAAQKSLEQSQKLESIGQLAAGVAHEINTPIQFVGDNIQFLRDGITDVQKLLSVYDDLMGSSNQDFVSNSFSNAVVETKKKIDLEYLLEEMPKAAEQALEGVSRVSEIVKAMKQFSHPGSGEKEFVDLNQCIENTIVVSRNEWKYVADLETHLDPALPKVKCFPGEFNQTILNMIVNAAHAVSDVNKATGRERGTITITTHALDAEYIEVLVVDTGAGISADNLTKVFDPFFTTKEVGKGTGQGLAIAYSVIVDKHAGRLSVESVVGQGTTFHIVLPINSADPIEK
- a CDS encoding acyl-CoA dehydrogenase, producing the protein MILVTWWLLFIGLILGLAYWRSPLKLNTAIFVALAASYFISGQRFDVLAVILFITAAFFIFLSITPLRRQLLSRPAFHILKKAMPHMSNTEREALEAGSVWFEGELFSGKPNWLRLKNAPSPNLRPDEQAFLDGPVEQLCSMLNDWQFSYEYADLPKDVYEFIHKNKFLAMIIPKSYGGLEFSAYAQSRVLTKVANVNYIAGNYITVPNSLGPGELLMKYGTQAQKDHYLPRLSIGQEIPCFGLTSPRAGSDASAITDTGVICKGMFEGKEIIGVKLNFSKRYITLAPVATVIGLAFKLYDPEHLVGAQESYGITCALIPRKTPGIDIGRRHFPVGAPFLNGPIHGHDVFIPLDYIIGGMNMAGKGWRMLVECLSVGRSVSLPSLALSGSKRAVAATGAYTRIRQQFNVPIAKFEGVQEALATMAAYTYIIDAAVSCTTTAIAHGAEPSVPSAILKYHCTELGRKICNHAMDIHGGKGAMKGPKNYLSWGYEIIPVAITVEGANILTRSLIIFGQGAIRCHPYIFKEMQAFQMGGAEGLRNFDECLIAHVGGVFSNGVRALALGLTNARLAQVPFSDATRRYYQKLERYSAVFALTADMCMGLLGGSLKFREMLSARLGDMLSSLYLTSMVLKHYADQGSHQEDLPIVRWACDHLLYQFEEQLDQLLLNLPVFRPLVWKLRWLAFPLGRRQTLPLDRLSISVAELITKTSASRDRLTHGMYATANPNNPVGELNNLLIETEALVGLHKKIRDAVKNGTITNLAGAGQITAAQTAGVINNQEAQQLKDYDQRIMENIIAVDDFAYDALGTHPLNHQPPVVN